In Paludibaculum fermentans, the genomic stretch CGCTCTGGTGCGTCCGGCTGCAGGGCGTCTTCGAGATCCATGCCGGAACAGAAGATCTGGCCGGAACCGTCGAGCAGCACGCAGCCGACGGTGCGGTCGCGGCCGGCTTCCCTCAGGGCCTCGACCAGATCGCGGCATAGCTTTTCGTCGAGGGCGTTGCGCTTTTCGGGATTGTTCAGTGTCATGCGAAGAACACGTTCCTCGCGCGAGATCATCAGTTGGCTCATGAACTTGCTGTTTCCGTTTCGATTTCGAGGCGCAGCAGGGCCGCGCCGAAGGTCTTCCCCTGCGCGTCAACACGCAGAGTCACCGTCCCGCCGCCGCCCAGGGCGCCTTGCAGGACGAAGTTGAGGGCGTGGACATTGGGGAGTTCGTACCGCACAACCGGTCCGCGAACACGGGAGCCGAAGAACGAGTGTACCTTTTCGGCCGTGAGCTCGCGAAGCAGCAGGGCATAGTCTTCCGGACGCCAGGCGATGACGCCGATGTTGACGGTGTCGCCTTTGTCGCCGGAGCGGGTGTGTGCGAAATGCGCGAGTGGGGCTTTCAACTGAGCACCTCGACTTGCGGCGTAATCTCCTCGCGAGGCAGCAGCGCGGGCCAGTAGGCGATGACTTCGCGCACCGCCGGGCGTCCCTCGCCATACCCGGTTGCGCCGGGCGGACCGCTGAGCACCAGCGGGATCAGTTCGCTGGTGAAGCGGTCGACGTCCTTCTTGGATGGACCGCGCGCGCCAATGCGGAGCATCACTTCGGGCGGATCGGCGATGGGCGGCGCGGCGGGTCCGTGGCAGGAGTTGAAGCCCACGAATTCGCTGTAGATCTCCTCGAACTGGAGGCCGAGCTGCGCCAGCCGGCCGCGCACGATGCGATCGGCCGCGTAAGCTTTTTCAAGGGCTGAGGGCCAGCAGTAGACCAGGCTGCCCTGCGCCTTCCAGCCGGCGTGGTAGCTGATGGAGGCTTTGAGCTGGGCCGGCGCGGGGGCTCCGGTGGCGCCGCTGATGCGGACACAGTCGGGGCCGGCATCCTCAATCTGGACGGACGTGAAATCGGCAACGCAATCGGGCGTGAAGTAGGCGCGCGGATCGCCGATTTCGTAAAGCATCTGTTCGATGACGGTGTGCCGGTTGATCGCGCCGCCGGTGCCGGGGTGCTTGGTGATGGTGCAGACCCCGTCAGGGGAGGCGTCGATGATGGGGTAGCCGATGTTGGCGGGATCGGCCATGGTCTGCCAGTCGACCTGGGAATTGCCTCCGGTGCACTGCGATCCGCACTCGATGATGTGTCCGGCGATGGTGCCGGCGCAGAGGAGATCGACATCGCTGGGACGCCAGCAGAACTGGTGGATCATGGGCGCCAGGGCCAGCGCGGCGTCGGCGCAGCGGCCCGTGATGATAACGTCGGCGCCGGTGGAGAGAGCTTCAGCAATGGGGAAAGCTCCAATATAGGCGTTGGCGCTGGTGACGGCGGAGCGGACATCGGAGAGCGGCGCGCCGGTGTCCATGTTGCGGAGTTCGATGCCGCGGGCGAGCAGGTCGTCCAGTCTCGGGTAGATATCGTCTCCGGTGACAATCGCCACCTTGAGTTCAGGGGCGAGGGCTCGTACCTGCGCCGCGCAGGCGTGCGGGTTCACACCGCCGGCATTGGCGATGACCCGGATGTTGCGCTGCTTCAGGCGCGAGGCCAGGCGGGCCATCAGCGGAGGGAAGTCCCGGGCGTAGCCGAGCTGGAGGTCGGCTTGTTTCTGCTTCTGCAGGATCGACATCGTCACCTCGGCCAGGTAGTCGAGCGTGAGGTAGTCGATGGGTCCCTGTTCGACGAGATGGACGGGCGCGTCCAGCCAATCGCCCCAGAAGCCTTGCCCGTTGGCGATACGGATCATGATCCAAGAACCTCCAGGGCGGTGTGCGCGCGGTGGCCGGAGGCGCAGGCGCATTCGAAAGCGAAAGCGAGCAGCAGGCGGGTCTCCAGGGGGTCGATGATGGCGTCCACATGGCCGCGCGCGGCGGCATAGCGGGCATCCAGCCAGCGGTCGTAGTCGGCGCGGGTCTTGTCGATCCGCTGCTGCAACTCCGGCGGCACAGGCGACGCTTCGGCCTTCAATTTGTCGAGTTCCACACCGTGGACAGCCTGGACCGCGGAATCCCCTTCCATCACGCCGATGCGGGCAGTGGGCCAGGCGAAGGTGAAGTTAGGATCGAAGCCCTGGGCGGCCATGGCATAGTAGCCGGCGCCGGAGGCGTGATTCAGCGTCAGGATGATCTTCGGGACCGTGGCGCAGGCCATGGACTCCACCATCTCGGCTCCGGCACGGATGATGCCGGCGGCTTCGGCGTCGGGGCCCACCATGAAGCCGGAGACGTCCTGCAGGTAGAGCAGCGGCAGGCTGCGGCGCTCCGCATACTCGACGAAGTAGGATACTTTGCGGGCGGTTTCGGTGTAGACGATGCCACCGATGCGCGGCCCGGCATTCGACTTCAGAAAGCCGCGGCGATTGCCGATGACGCCGATGGCCCGGCCGTGCAGGCGAGCTTCGATGCAGTACATCTCGGGCGCGAAGTCCGGCTGGAATTCGAGTTGGGGGCCGGCGTCCAGTAGCCGGTCAAGGATTTCACGGATGTCGTAAGCCTGGCGGTGATCCTGCGGCAGGATGTCGTAGAGATCCTCGGCCGGCTTAGCGGTATTGGTGCCCTGCTGGCGGGCCGGAGCGGCGGGGAGTCCGGCGATGCGCTCACGAATCTGGCGAAGACAGTCCGGATCGTCGGAGGCGGTGAAGTGGGCGACGCCGCTGATGGTGGTGTGCATGCGCGCGCCGCCCAGCGACTCGCTGTCTGTCTTCTGGCCGGTGGCGCCTTTGACCAGGTTGGGGCCACCCAGGCCCATGAAGCTGGTGCGTTCCACCATGTAGATGACATCGCTCAGGGCCGGTAGATAGGCGCCCCCGGCGATGCACGGGCCCATGACGGCGGCGATCTGGGGGATTTTCAGGACGCGCCGCATCAGGGAGTTGTAATAAAAAATGCGCGCCGCCCCGTATTGCCCAGGAAATATTCCATCCTGCAACGGCAAATTCACACCGGCGGAATCCACCAGGTAGACGATGGGTAAGCGGTTGCGCATCGCGATCTCCTGCGCGCGCAGGATCTTGGTGATGGTTTCAGGCCACCAGGCACCCGCTTTCACGGTGGCATCGTTGGCGACGATGACCACGGGGCGGCCTTCCACACGGGCCAGCAGGGTGACGACTCCGGCGGCCGGAGCCTGTTCCTCGTAACGGTCCCAGGCGACCAGGAGACCTATCTCCAGAAGGGGGGAAGATGGATCGGCGAGGCGCGCAACTCGTTCACGGGCCGTGAGTTTTCCATCGCGATGCTGCTTGTCGGCCTTGGTCTGTCCACCACCCTGGACAAGCCGCTCCTCCAGCGCTCGCAGTTGCCGTAGCAGAAGGCGCATACTGTTATCAGGCGTGCTCGTCCCAGGAGTCACCGACCACTAGTGTACGGCAAGCGCGCACGCTGAGTAACATTCGCGAAGGGGGCCGTTTCGCTTTGAAGTTTTTTGAACCCTTTGCGATACTGGGTGAGTCCGTACAGTAAAGAAGCTTAACCTTCCTGTGGCTCTTCGACAATTCGCATCGAAGTGACTCCCCGTTGAAGTTCTCTTTGACGTAACAGAGCACAGGAGAGGTGTGTCGACTTAGGAGAAGTATCTGTGAAGGAAAAAGGTGTCGTGAAATGGTTTAATGCCGCGAAGGGCTACGGCTTTATTCAGCGGCATACGGGGGAAGACGTGTTTGTCCACTACAGCGCCATCCAGATGTCTGGCTACCGGACCCTGGACGAGGGCTTGGAAGTGGAATTCGAACTAAAGACCGGACCCAAAGGCCTTCAGGCTGAAAACGTTACGCGAGCATAGTTAAGGCTCTTATCCAGTATCGGCGACGGGTCTCTCCAGAGGGGCGGCCCGCGCCGATCGGCACCCGCAAAGCTCTCCGTGCAGCGTGCGCCGGCAGGAACCATTATCCTGTACAGGAATGGGCTCTAGGTTTCGCACAACGCTGGGTCGTTGGATCGTACCCTCCCTGGCAGATTTGCTGCTGGCGGCGCTTGTTCTGCGCCCCTATCTCCTGCCGGGCGGCCTGGAAGAACTGCTGTCGGACGCAAGCGTTTGCATGCACATCCGTACCGGCGACCTGATCCGGGCCACTGGTTCCTTGCCTCACACAGATCCCTTCTCATTCGCGCTGCCAGGCAAGCAGTGGTTCGCCTGGGAGTGGTTGACAGAACTCGGGTTATCGCTGCTGCACTCCTCGTTCGGATTAGCTGGCGTGGCGCTGCTGGCCGTTGCCTTGATGGCAGGAACGTCGGCCCTCATATTAAGGACCAGCCTGCGGCGCGGTGAAAGCGCTCTAGTCGCACTGCTTCTGACGATGGCCGGATTCCAGGCGTCAATGAATCACGCCCTGGCGCGCCCGCACCTGATCACCTGGCTGTTTCTTGCTGTTTCCGTAGCGATTGTAGAGAGGGAAAGACGGCGGCCGTGGGGCGGGTTCTGGCTGTTGATCCCCCTCGCGGCGCTCTGGGCCAATCTGCACGGAGGATTCGCGATTCTCCCCGTCTATCTGGCTGTGGTGTGTACGGGACTGGGGCTCGAGGCGCTGTGGAACCGGTCGAACTGGCAGGGTGTCTGGCGGATGGTGGCGTGCGGCCTGATGGTGGGTGCGGCGACCCTGGTGAACCCGTACGGCATCCGGCTGCACCAGCATCTGATCGAGTTCGTCTCCTCGCCGTGGGCGATCCAAATGATCGAGGAGTATCATCCGCCCTCGCCGTCCCTGGGAGAACAGTATTACTGGTTCGTGGGGCTGGGCCTGGCGGCGGGACTCGCCGCGATCTCGGCCTTACGCCGGCGCAGGGTGAGCGATGCGCTGGTTTGCCTGGTCTTCCTGATCTCGGCTTGCAAGTCGGCCCGGCATATTCCCTTGTTCGTGATTGCGGTGACGCCCATCGTTGCCGGTGAACTGCGCTGGCTGTGGGACGTGGCGAGGAGCAGGACGGGCCGGCGCGGCACGGCGGAGCACATCCACAAGATGGATCTGGGGATGCAGCCGCAATTCGGCCGGCATAGCGCCTGGCTGGCTGCCTGTTTCGTGATTGTGCTGCTGCTGAGGGGACCAATGGGGCTGCCGTCCAACTTCCCCGAGAAGCGGTTCCCGGTGGACCTGGTTTCCGCCAACAGGGAAACCCTGCGAAATGGACGAGTCTTCTCGACAGACGCCTGGGGCGATTTCCTGATCTACACCGGGTACCCCGGCCAGCATGTTTTCATCGATGGCCTACAGGACTTTTTTGGACCTGCCCTGGCGGAAGACTATCTGGAGATGCTGGCGGCAGGCCCGCGGACCGACGAGTTGT encodes the following:
- a CDS encoding AtuA-related protein, giving the protein MKAPLAHFAHTRSGDKGDTVNIGVIAWRPEDYALLLRELTAEKVHSFFGSRVRGPVVRYELPNVHALNFVLQGALGGGGTVTLRVDAQGKTFGAALLRLEIETETASS
- a CDS encoding acyclic terpene utilization AtuA family protein, with amino-acid sequence MIRIANGQGFWGDWLDAPVHLVEQGPIDYLTLDYLAEVTMSILQKQKQADLQLGYARDFPPLMARLASRLKQRNIRVIANAGGVNPHACAAQVRALAPELKVAIVTGDDIYPRLDDLLARGIELRNMDTGAPLSDVRSAVTSANAYIGAFPIAEALSTGADVIITGRCADAALALAPMIHQFCWRPSDVDLLCAGTIAGHIIECGSQCTGGNSQVDWQTMADPANIGYPIIDASPDGVCTITKHPGTGGAINRHTVIEQMLYEIGDPRAYFTPDCVADFTSVQIEDAGPDCVRISGATGAPAPAQLKASISYHAGWKAQGSLVYCWPSALEKAYAADRIVRGRLAQLGLQFEEIYSEFVGFNSCHGPAAPPIADPPEVMLRIGARGPSKKDVDRFTSELIPLVLSGPPGATGYGEGRPAVREVIAYWPALLPREEITPQVEVLS
- a CDS encoding acyl-CoA carboxylase subunit beta; this encodes MRLLLRQLRALEERLVQGGGQTKADKQHRDGKLTARERVARLADPSSPLLEIGLLVAWDRYEEQAPAAGVVTLLARVEGRPVVIVANDATVKAGAWWPETITKILRAQEIAMRNRLPIVYLVDSAGVNLPLQDGIFPGQYGAARIFYYNSLMRRVLKIPQIAAVMGPCIAGGAYLPALSDVIYMVERTSFMGLGGPNLVKGATGQKTDSESLGGARMHTTISGVAHFTASDDPDCLRQIRERIAGLPAAPARQQGTNTAKPAEDLYDILPQDHRQAYDIREILDRLLDAGPQLEFQPDFAPEMYCIEARLHGRAIGVIGNRRGFLKSNAGPRIGGIVYTETARKVSYFVEYAERRSLPLLYLQDVSGFMVGPDAEAAGIIRAGAEMVESMACATVPKIILTLNHASGAGYYAMAAQGFDPNFTFAWPTARIGVMEGDSAVQAVHGVELDKLKAEASPVPPELQQRIDKTRADYDRWLDARYAAARGHVDAIIDPLETRLLLAFAFECACASGHRAHTALEVLGS
- a CDS encoding cold-shock protein, with the protein product MKEKGVVKWFNAAKGYGFIQRHTGEDVFVHYSAIQMSGYRTLDEGLEVEFELKTGPKGLQAENVTRA